Proteins co-encoded in one Nitrospira sp. genomic window:
- a CDS encoding HDOD domain-containing protein produces MTSFNPTDLRNRIEKLGDLPTLPHVVQRLAAMIGRPTVSTEEIGSIIEKDQVLAAKVLRLANSPFYGFPSRIGSVTHAVIVLGFNVVKGLTLCASALSIMKEAGMDQLWRHSLGVAITANLLATRLEIKNPEELFVSGLLHDIGKVVLYVKWSDVGDSIKGTLKTRADCSLFEVEQELTGLSHADIGGCLANAWHLPVTLREPILFHHDPTLAKEAKLQTAIVHVADILVKGLACGNPGDDLIPPLSRAAWDMVGLDEPRLAECIDKAANEFSTIDDYL; encoded by the coding sequence ATGACGAGCTTCAATCCGACAGACCTGCGCAATAGGATTGAGAAGCTCGGGGACCTTCCCACGCTTCCTCATGTCGTGCAACGGCTTGCCGCCATGATCGGTCGGCCAACTGTCTCGACTGAGGAGATCGGCTCCATCATCGAAAAGGATCAAGTGCTCGCGGCGAAAGTTCTGAGGCTCGCCAATTCACCGTTTTACGGGTTTCCCTCCCGTATTGGTTCGGTCACCCACGCCGTGATCGTGCTGGGCTTTAATGTGGTCAAGGGGCTGACGCTCTGTGCCTCGGCTCTCAGCATCATGAAAGAGGCCGGCATGGATCAGTTGTGGCGACATTCTCTGGGCGTGGCCATTACCGCCAATCTCCTGGCTACCAGGCTGGAGATCAAGAATCCTGAAGAACTTTTCGTCTCAGGCCTGCTCCATGACATCGGGAAAGTCGTGCTCTACGTCAAATGGTCTGATGTGGGAGACAGCATCAAAGGTACGCTGAAAACTAGAGCCGACTGTTCACTCTTCGAAGTCGAGCAGGAACTCACGGGCCTCTCTCATGCGGATATCGGGGGCTGCCTGGCAAACGCTTGGCATTTGCCGGTCACGCTCCGCGAGCCGATCCTCTTCCACCATGACCCGACCCTCGCGAAGGAAGCCAAGCTGCAGACAGCCATCGTCCATGTGGCCGATATCTTAGTCAAAGGGCTGGCCTGTGGAAACCCGGGAGATGATCTGATTCCACCGCTGTCGAGGGCGGCCTGGGATATGGTCGGACTCGATGAGCCGCGGCTGGCGGAATGCATCGACAAGGCAGCAAACGAGTTCTCGACCATTGACGACTATTTATGA
- a CDS encoding diguanylate cyclase — MNRSMAGRRILLLHHELTPALTMTAALEKAGFQVVEGNLPDLALHELVHDPPCLILAAEGTGGHSVETLTRNLKLDAFLGRLPLIVFVRDCRLNDIDWSALGVDDFITIPYRVEDVVHRIRLCLSRLTRSLDANPLTRLPGNTTILFETTSRIQSKQPFALAYVDIDNFKSFNDRYGYGRGDEVLIVACRILTTVVGELAGPEGFVGHVGGDDFVFMSRPQTIDAICQTVIKRFDLVIPDFYDREDRLKGYIDSVDRRGNKEQFPIMSLSIAVVTNERSQIAHPGDVSKIASELKKRAKALKGSVYVKDQRGQAVDAFSTSTDPPQHPASHT; from the coding sequence ATGAACCGCTCTATGGCAGGCCGGAGAATTCTGCTCCTCCACCACGAGCTCACTCCTGCCCTAACGATGACCGCCGCATTGGAGAAGGCCGGTTTCCAGGTTGTGGAAGGCAATCTACCCGATCTCGCGCTGCATGAACTTGTCCACGATCCACCCTGTCTCATTCTGGCTGCCGAAGGAACCGGGGGCCATTCAGTGGAAACACTCACACGAAATCTCAAACTCGATGCGTTCCTGGGTCGCCTGCCTCTCATCGTGTTCGTCCGGGACTGCCGACTCAACGATATTGACTGGAGTGCATTGGGAGTGGACGATTTCATCACGATCCCCTATCGTGTGGAAGACGTCGTGCATCGTATACGCCTCTGTCTCAGTCGTCTGACCCGTTCGCTCGATGCGAATCCGCTCACCCGCCTTCCGGGTAATACCACCATCCTGTTTGAAACGACCTCCAGGATTCAAAGCAAACAGCCCTTTGCGCTTGCCTACGTTGACATCGACAATTTCAAGTCTTTCAACGATCGTTATGGCTATGGACGTGGAGACGAAGTGCTCATCGTGGCCTGTCGCATCCTCACGACGGTGGTGGGAGAACTGGCTGGCCCGGAAGGGTTTGTCGGTCATGTTGGGGGAGACGATTTTGTCTTCATGAGTCGGCCGCAGACCATCGATGCGATCTGCCAAACCGTCATCAAACGATTTGATCTCGTGATTCCTGATTTCTACGACCGTGAAGATCGCCTCAAGGGTTACATCGATTCCGTGGATCGTCGGGGAAATAAAGAACAGTTCCCGATCATGAGTCTTTCAATTGCCGTCGTCACCAATGAGCGGTCCCAGATTGCCCATCCCGGCGACGTGAGCAAGATTGCCTCGGAACTGAAGAAACGAGCCAAGGCCTTGAAAGGCAGCGTCTATGTCAAAGACCAGCGAGGCCAGGCCGTCGATGCGTTCTCCACCTCGACAGATCCCCCCCAGCATCCCGCCTCGCACACTTGA
- the tnpA gene encoding IS200/IS605 family transposase produces MAIRRGSHCVYDTRYHVVWAPKYRKWVLQGAIRERVRELFCEIAAHHGFEMEELEVDKDQVHLFLSFPPRYSISAVVGRLKAVSAKEIREEFPEVRKQLWGGEFWEDGYFVRTVGDKVTAEVIRKYIRFYEAKKRGVDQLDLF; encoded by the coding sequence ATGGCCATCAGGCGAGGCAGCCACTGTGTGTACGACACCCGCTACCATGTGGTCTGGGCTCCCAAGTATCGGAAATGGGTGTTGCAGGGGGCGATTCGGGAGCGAGTGCGGGAGTTGTTTTGCGAGATTGCCGCGCATCATGGATTTGAGATGGAGGAACTGGAGGTCGACAAGGATCAGGTCCATCTGTTTCTGAGTTTTCCACCGCGGTACTCGATCAGTGCCGTGGTGGGGCGGCTGAAAGCGGTCAGCGCCAAGGAGATTCGGGAAGAGTTTCCGGAGGTTCGGAAGCAGTTGTGGGGCGGGGAGTTTTGGGAGGATGGCTATTTTGTCCGGACGGTGGGGGATAAGGTGACCGCCGAGGTCATCCGGAAGTACATTCGGTTTTATGAGGCGAAGAAGCGAGGAGTTGACCAATTAGACCTCTTCTAG
- a CDS encoding efflux RND transporter permease subunit: protein MASWLIAVLFSPLIGTMVLSTQRENKHAEQAVSYHVFHRILLYSLRHPKGIIAVTGGLLCLSLALLPLVPNQFFLSSDRPELIVDLRLKQDASIYAADKVSQRLDEILRDHKDIDHWSSYVGRGAVRFYLPLNVQLDNEFFTETVVVTNDLDARERVRAYLENALQQKFPEVIERIYPLELGPPVGWPIQYRVSGEGNAKVRDIADKVAGMLAANPGLNNINFNWMEPIQKFKIQVHQDEARLLGLTSSDVAQAINIVVSGETATQIRDDIYLINVVARAQETERMSLDRMRVLEIPLPNGKTVPLSELASVNYEQDFPLIWRRGRLPTLTVQADVTHGVMPATVMEQMYAAISFLRQQLPSGYEIAVGGSVEESMKSQVSVAAVFPITIVLMITVLMVQMQNISRLVLVLSVAPLGVIGVVLALLAVQKPMGFVALLGVIALVGMIVRNSVILVHQIQVEQEAGRSDWSAVVEATLLRVRPIMLTAVAAILGMMPIASTVFWGPMAAAIMGGADRGNHAYSDFSAVAVCCVVSDSRRGVKTYRGSCVMTHCELKLVVHHCRSGRRLLSALRGTKRDRVQYVRTEEVPHASGGRSFRRYCNAPGA from the coding sequence ATGGCTTCGTGGCTTATTGCAGTACTGTTCTCGCCTTTAATTGGAACGATGGTTCTGTCGACACAACGTGAAAATAAACATGCGGAACAAGCGGTTTCCTACCATGTGTTCCATCGCATTCTTCTCTATAGCCTGCGCCATCCAAAGGGAATAATTGCAGTGACAGGTGGCCTATTGTGTCTTTCGCTGGCCTTGCTGCCGTTGGTTCCTAACCAATTTTTCCTTTCTTCCGATCGTCCCGAATTGATCGTCGATTTGCGTCTAAAGCAGGATGCGTCGATTTACGCGGCCGACAAGGTTTCACAAAGACTTGACGAGATTCTTCGCGATCACAAGGATATCGACCATTGGAGCTCGTACGTCGGTCGGGGCGCCGTTCGGTTCTATTTGCCGCTCAACGTTCAACTAGACAACGAGTTTTTCACCGAAACAGTGGTCGTCACGAATGATCTTGACGCGCGCGAACGCGTACGGGCGTATCTCGAAAACGCGCTACAGCAAAAATTTCCAGAAGTCATCGAACGCATTTACCCACTTGAATTGGGGCCTCCTGTCGGGTGGCCGATCCAGTATCGTGTCAGCGGAGAAGGAAATGCCAAGGTTCGTGACATCGCCGACAAAGTCGCGGGTATGTTGGCGGCTAATCCTGGTTTGAACAACATCAATTTCAACTGGATGGAACCGATCCAGAAATTCAAAATTCAAGTGCACCAGGATGAGGCGAGGCTCTTAGGCCTCACCTCATCGGATGTTGCACAGGCGATCAACATTGTGGTGTCCGGCGAAACCGCCACGCAAATTCGCGATGATATTTACCTGATCAATGTTGTGGCCAGGGCCCAAGAAACGGAACGGATGTCATTGGATCGAATGCGAGTGCTGGAAATTCCGCTACCCAACGGGAAAACAGTGCCGCTGTCAGAACTTGCCAGCGTCAATTACGAGCAGGATTTCCCCCTGATCTGGCGCAGAGGCAGATTGCCGACGCTTACGGTGCAAGCAGATGTTACACACGGCGTCATGCCGGCGACAGTCATGGAACAGATGTATGCAGCGATCTCGTTCCTTCGACAACAGCTTCCTTCGGGGTATGAAATAGCCGTGGGTGGGAGCGTTGAGGAGAGCATGAAATCGCAGGTATCGGTCGCCGCAGTTTTTCCGATTACAATTGTGCTGATGATCACGGTACTCATGGTTCAAATGCAGAATATCAGCCGTCTTGTTCTTGTTCTCAGTGTCGCGCCGCTCGGCGTCATCGGTGTTGTCCTGGCACTGCTTGCCGTGCAGAAGCCCATGGGGTTTGTCGCGTTGCTGGGAGTCATTGCGCTTGTCGGCATGATCGTGCGCAACTCGGTCATACTTGTGCACCAAATTCAAGTCGAGCAAGAAGCAGGTCGCTCTGATTGGTCGGCCGTTGTTGAAGCGACACTGTTGCGTGTTCGCCCGATCATGCTAACTGCGGTGGCCGCTATTCTGGGTATGATGCCCATTGCCTCGACTGTCTTCTGGGGCCCCATGGCTGCTGCGATTATGGGGGGGGCTGACCGTGGCAACCATGCTTACTCTGATTTTTCTGCCGTCGCTGTATGTTGTGTGGTTTCGGATTCGCGAAGAGGCGTCAAAACCTATAGAGGTAGCTGTGTCATGACACACTGTGAATTGAAGCTTGTAGTGCACCACTGCCGGTCTGGGCGAAGACTACTGTCGGCATTGAGGGGAACGAAACGGGACAGGGTGCAGTATGTACGCACAGAGGAGGTGCCCCATGCGTCAGGGGGGCGGTCATTTCGTAGGTATTGCAACGCTCCTGGAGCTTGA
- a CDS encoding YaeQ family protein: MASNATIYKALLQIADMDRQHFQDHALTLARHPSETEERMMVRVLAFALHADEALSFGRGVGTEDEPALWQRDLTGSINCWIEIGQPDEKTLRQACGRSKQVIVYAYGARSAEVWWANQGPSLDRLKNLTVTLLPMENVHALAAMTKPTMQLEWTIQDGHIWIADGTQTLHLELQRLKS; this comes from the coding sequence ATGGCTTCCAACGCAACCATCTATAAAGCTCTGCTGCAGATCGCCGATATGGATCGCCAGCACTTCCAGGATCATGCGCTCACACTTGCGCGCCATCCATCTGAGACGGAAGAACGCATGATGGTACGAGTGCTCGCCTTCGCGCTCCATGCGGATGAAGCCTTGTCATTCGGCCGCGGGGTAGGCACCGAAGATGAGCCGGCACTGTGGCAACGTGATTTGACCGGGAGCATCAACTGCTGGATCGAGATCGGCCAGCCCGACGAGAAGACCCTGCGCCAGGCGTGCGGCCGCTCCAAACAAGTCATCGTCTATGCCTATGGAGCCCGCAGCGCCGAAGTCTGGTGGGCAAACCAAGGCCCGTCGCTCGACCGGCTGAAGAACCTTACGGTGACGCTGCTCCCCATGGAAAACGTTCATGCCCTGGCTGCAATGACAAAACCTACCATGCAGTTAGAATGGACAATCCAGGACGGGCATATCTGGATTGCAGATGGGACGCAGACTCTCCACCTTGAATTACAGCGATTGAAGAGCTGA
- a CDS encoding DUF2132 domain-containing protein, with translation MNQPHAITHPRDPLHGITLETIVTTLVARHGWATLGARVPIRCFRHHPTLQSSLTFLRKTPWARKRVEQMFVAELP, from the coding sequence ATGAACCAGCCGCATGCCATAACCCATCCTCGCGATCCCTTGCACGGGATCACCTTAGAAACCATTGTCACGACTTTGGTCGCACGACACGGATGGGCAACATTGGGTGCCCGCGTGCCCATCCGCTGTTTCCGCCATCATCCCACACTCCAGTCGAGCCTGACGTTCCTGCGTAAGACACCGTGGGCGCGCAAGCGAGTTGAACAGATGTTTGTGGCGGAACTCCCCTAG
- a CDS encoding HNH nuclease family protein → MMQKSQEQSYRARALKLFPWVCAHCGREFDGKKLNQLTVHHKDHNHHNNPPDGSNWELLCLYCHDNEHQRDQVGSGPNESLASREPDRPFTPFANLLKRNTAA, encoded by the coding sequence ATGATGCAGAAGAGCCAAGAGCAGAGCTACCGGGCACGGGCGCTGAAATTATTCCCCTGGGTCTGTGCCCATTGTGGACGAGAGTTTGATGGGAAGAAGCTGAACCAACTCACAGTCCATCACAAGGACCACAACCATCACAACAATCCACCAGATGGCAGCAACTGGGAGTTGCTCTGCCTCTACTGTCACGACAATGAGCATCAGCGCGATCAGGTCGGTAGCGGACCGAATGAATCTCTGGCGAGCCGTGAGCCAGATCGACCCTTCACCCCTTTCGCCAATCTGCTCAAGCGCAACACCGCAGCCTGA
- a CDS encoding sel1 repeat family protein: MRRVFCALLLALTYAASASPQLVAAAASLEEAEFAYERGEYTQAARLFSPLAEQGVASAQFYLGLMHEKGRGVRQDNLTALTWFRKAAAQGYAGPQSHLGLMYERGRGVRKDVVRALMWYHIADTLLHGDEGKAAVKRRDYLSSRMTAEQIEQAQEMARRCQQSQFKQCD; this comes from the coding sequence ATGCGGCGTGTTTTCTGTGCACTACTCTTGGCTCTGACCTATGCAGCAAGCGCGAGTCCACAGCTCGTTGCGGCTGCAGCGTCTCTTGAGGAGGCAGAATTTGCATATGAGCGTGGCGAGTATACGCAGGCAGCTCGCCTCTTCAGTCCCTTGGCGGAGCAAGGCGTGGCATCAGCTCAGTTCTATCTGGGCTTGATGCATGAAAAAGGACGGGGCGTCCGACAGGACAACCTAACGGCACTGACGTGGTTTCGTAAGGCGGCGGCGCAGGGCTACGCTGGTCCGCAGAGCCATCTCGGCCTGATGTACGAGAGGGGACGGGGTGTCCGGAAAGACGTGGTGCGCGCGCTCATGTGGTACCACATCGCTGACACCCTGTTACATGGCGATGAGGGAAAGGCAGCCGTGAAGCGTCGCGACTATCTGAGCTCACGCATGACCGCCGAGCAGATCGAGCAGGCGCAGGAGATGGCGCGGCGTTGTCAGCAGTCCCAATTTAAGCAATGCGACTAG